A genomic stretch from Photobacterium atrarenae includes:
- a CDS encoding DUF3802 family protein, which translates to MVVESEGYHALIEYFTEHLSLFENVSKDGCSETVEDVVTDLIATNLMAVFSQNPDLEADFRFKLMQEADAVVDDLSEVLAGAWHCCPSNEQIAFLEDYIGLVKNLFDSAISQQVCRS; encoded by the coding sequence ATGGTTGTTGAATCTGAAGGTTATCACGCGCTGATAGAATATTTTACTGAGCATTTATCACTATTCGAAAATGTCAGTAAAGACGGGTGCAGTGAGACAGTAGAAGATGTGGTTACGGATCTGATCGCCACGAATCTCATGGCGGTTTTCTCCCAAAATCCTGATCTGGAGGCGGACTTTCGCTTCAAGTTGATGCAGGAAGCCGATGCGGTAGTGGATGATCTCAGTGAGGTCCTGGCGGGGGCATGGCATTGCTGCCCGAGCAATGAGCAAATTGCATTTCTGGAAGATTATATTGGACTGGTGAAAAACCTGTTTGATAGCGCCATTAGCCAGCAAGTTTGCCGAAGCTAA
- a CDS encoding methyl-accepting chemotaxis protein, whose amino-acid sequence MKQTKLGKSRLSIVTYIQIVFLLLVCMGGMLSYFGNKGLNDVSREFETLSKQALPVAMNNAEIIQGSMQTAQRLAEVFNSGSLEELEAAADQLNRDQQSVIAAIDELGTLAEQYQINWLMEDVTRVKQGMNQLRVMSQTLRDSQQKILETKAQIISDKAMMNYAVSGVRAEMSRLGMDLYAGNPTGLNHVNNFVNHSLEMASNLIALLIETDVAKAEKLAKGLKRTNLAGMTYAWRELTQINSTLEDYTSVTVPFDMVKALYADDGLVARHLHVLHLMELQALKVDEARGLIATVMSEVDTLTAGANTMVSQGKQGVSQASENAITLFVTLSIAGLILAVAASSWISHTVRSSLKKIDRVVKATSNGDLTARATQHAPKEFAVLGGLLNQSNINNSRILGKLVENSNSLNAAAESSQQAASASRVALKEQSDELATIATAINQLECSIKEIVSSTSESEAEAEKAHELALQGVEIIKRSTSGLRSLDQQFIVNEQRMVELGNHVNKITEVVELISSIADNTNLLALNAAIEAARAGEQGRGFAVVADEVRKLASQTNQQTESIRKTIAELHQAAKDANEAMVVSRSEMTASIELSSDVQTAIDQIQKMIASINDKVITIAAATQQQENASVEVGRSVEQVANQAKTNSRQLKTLVKEAGTVAEVANQQQELLSNYHL is encoded by the coding sequence ATGAAACAAACCAAGCTCGGCAAATCCAGGCTATCGATTGTCACTTATATCCAAATTGTTTTTCTGTTGCTCGTTTGTATGGGCGGCATGCTGTCTTATTTCGGAAATAAGGGGCTCAATGATGTCTCGCGGGAGTTTGAAACCCTGAGTAAGCAGGCGTTGCCTGTTGCGATGAACAACGCTGAAATCATTCAGGGATCGATGCAGACGGCTCAGCGTCTAGCTGAAGTGTTCAACAGTGGTTCGCTCGAAGAACTGGAGGCTGCCGCGGATCAGCTTAATCGCGATCAGCAAAGTGTGATTGCGGCTATTGATGAGCTCGGCACCCTGGCAGAGCAATATCAAATTAATTGGCTGATGGAAGATGTGACGCGGGTGAAGCAGGGCATGAATCAGCTACGCGTCATGTCGCAGACGTTACGTGATTCGCAGCAGAAAATTCTGGAAACCAAAGCGCAGATTATCAGCGATAAAGCCATGATGAATTATGCGGTCTCCGGTGTCCGGGCTGAAATGAGCCGGTTGGGGATGGACTTGTATGCCGGGAACCCGACAGGCCTGAATCATGTCAATAATTTCGTCAACCACTCTTTGGAGATGGCCAGCAACCTCATCGCCTTGTTAATTGAAACCGACGTCGCGAAGGCTGAAAAATTGGCCAAGGGCCTAAAACGAACCAACCTGGCTGGAATGACTTATGCTTGGCGAGAGCTGACGCAAATCAACAGTACCCTTGAAGACTACACCAGTGTGACGGTGCCGTTTGACATGGTGAAAGCCTTGTATGCGGATGATGGGCTCGTCGCACGCCACCTGCATGTGCTGCACTTGATGGAGCTACAGGCCCTGAAAGTTGACGAGGCACGCGGCTTGATTGCGACGGTAATGAGTGAAGTGGATACTTTGACGGCCGGGGCAAATACCATGGTGAGTCAGGGCAAGCAGGGTGTGAGCCAGGCCAGTGAAAATGCCATTACTTTGTTTGTCACCCTCAGTATTGCCGGCTTAATTCTGGCTGTCGCCGCAAGTAGTTGGATCAGCCATACCGTCAGAAGTTCGCTGAAGAAGATTGACCGGGTCGTGAAAGCAACCAGCAACGGCGATTTGACAGCGCGGGCAACGCAGCATGCACCGAAAGAGTTTGCCGTGCTGGGCGGCTTGCTGAACCAGTCCAATATCAATAACAGCCGGATCCTGGGGAAATTGGTTGAAAACAGCAACAGCCTCAATGCCGCAGCAGAGAGTAGCCAGCAAGCAGCTTCAGCTTCACGCGTTGCGCTGAAAGAGCAAAGTGACGAGCTGGCGACGATTGCCACGGCGATTAACCAGCTGGAGTGTTCGATCAAAGAGATTGTCTCGAGTACTTCCGAATCAGAAGCCGAAGCCGAAAAAGCCCATGAGCTGGCCTTGCAGGGGGTAGAGATTATTAAGCGCAGTACATCGGGCCTTCGCTCGCTGGATCAACAATTTATCGTTAACGAACAACGCATGGTCGAGCTGGGAAATCATGTCAATAAGATCACCGAGGTGGTGGAGCTGATCAGCTCGATTGCTGATAACACCAACTTGCTGGCGCTCAATGCGGCCATAGAAGCCGCGCGCGCCGGAGAGCAGGGGCGTGGTTTTGCTGTGGTAGCCGATGAGGTCAGAAAGCTGGCGAGTCAGACCAACCAGCAGACAGAATCAATTCGCAAGACGATTGCCGAGCTGCACCAGGCGGCGAAAGATGCCAATGAAGCCATGGTGGTCAGCCGCTCGGAGATGACCGCCTCGATTGAACTCAGCAGTGATGTGCAGACTGCGATTGATCAGATCCAGAAGATGATCGCCTCGATTAACGATAAAGTGATCACCATCGCTGCGGCGACTCAGCAGCAGGAAAATGCATCCGTCGAAGTGGGTCGCAGTGTGGAGCAGGTCGCCAATCAGGCCAAAACCAACAGTCGACAGCTCAAAACGCTGGTGAAAGAGGCTGGTACTGTCGCAGAAGTGGCTAACCAGCAACAGGAGCTCCTGTCGAACTATCATCTGTAA
- a CDS encoding tRNA-uridine aminocarboxypropyltransferase codes for MRIHAVHHLYQERLARSTRPYRARGCNVERCSFCMLRPHLCICADKPQISSQAAFLLLMYDDEVLKPSNTGRLIADLFEDTFAYIWSRTEPDPALLALLADPQWQPYVVFPAEYTEPERVAENVVIEPGKRPLFILLDGSWAEAKKMFRKSPYLNDFPVLSIQTEQPSRYKVREAAKAGQLGTAEVAARIIDRYGEAHNAETLDLWFDVFREHYLTGKLNRQLPEASAMKQLNAFVAA; via the coding sequence ATGCGAATTCACGCGGTACACCATCTATATCAGGAGCGTTTAGCGCGCTCGACCCGCCCTTACCGGGCGCGCGGCTGCAACGTTGAGCGTTGCAGCTTTTGCATGCTGCGGCCGCATTTATGCATCTGTGCCGATAAGCCGCAAATCAGTTCTCAGGCTGCCTTCCTGCTGCTCATGTATGATGATGAGGTTTTAAAGCCAAGTAACACCGGGCGGCTGATTGCCGATTTATTCGAAGATACCTTCGCTTATATCTGGTCTCGAACCGAGCCGGATCCAGCGTTGCTGGCCCTGCTTGCCGATCCGCAGTGGCAGCCTTATGTGGTCTTCCCGGCTGAATACACCGAGCCCGAGCGGGTGGCTGAAAACGTAGTGATTGAGCCGGGTAAGCGGCCGCTGTTTATTCTGTTGGACGGCAGCTGGGCCGAAGCCAAGAAAATGTTTCGTAAGAGCCCGTATCTGAATGATTTTCCGGTGCTTTCGATTCAGACGGAGCAGCCGTCCCGCTACAAAGTTCGCGAAGCGGCGAAAGCCGGACAGCTCGGCACAGCGGAAGTGGCGGCCAGAATTATCGATCGGTATGGCGAGGCGCACAATGCCGAAACGCTGGATCTCTGGTTTGATGTGTTCCGTGAGCATTACCTGACCGGCAAGCTGAACCGGCAACTGCCGGAAGCGTCTGCCATGAAGCAACTCAATGCCTTTGTTGCCGCGTAA
- the nagK gene encoding N-acetylglucosamine kinase, translated as MYYGFDVGGTKIEFGAFNEKLERVATERVPTPGEDYHKLVDTLVTMIEKSDQAFGCEGKVGIGIPGMEDAEDGTVLTSNVPAAKGQTLRQDLEQRLGRSVTIDNDANCFALSEAWDEDLQGEKSVLGLILGTGFGGGLVFDGQVFSGKNHVAGEVGHTRMPIDGWFHLGENAPLFACGCEKKGCIDNYLSGRGFEQLYAHYYGEQVKAIEIIQRYQAGDEKAVEHVDRFLELLAICFANLFTALDPHVVVLGGGLSNFDLLYTELPKRLPKHLLSVARVPKIVKAKYGDAGGVRGAAFLNIK; from the coding sequence ATGTACTACGGCTTTGATGTGGGTGGGACCAAAATTGAGTTTGGTGCCTTTAATGAAAAACTTGAGCGCGTGGCAACCGAGCGGGTGCCGACGCCGGGTGAGGACTATCATAAGCTGGTAGATACACTGGTCACCATGATTGAAAAATCCGATCAGGCATTTGGTTGTGAGGGCAAAGTGGGGATCGGGATCCCGGGCATGGAAGACGCCGAAGACGGCACGGTATTGACGTCCAACGTTCCTGCCGCCAAAGGGCAAACGCTCCGCCAGGATCTGGAACAGCGTCTGGGTCGCAGTGTAACCATTGACAACGATGCCAACTGTTTTGCCCTGTCGGAAGCCTGGGATGAAGATCTGCAAGGGGAGAAATCTGTCCTGGGTCTGATTTTGGGCACCGGTTTTGGTGGTGGGCTGGTGTTTGACGGTCAGGTTTTTTCCGGTAAAAACCATGTTGCCGGTGAAGTCGGCCACACCCGGATGCCGATTGATGGCTGGTTCCACTTGGGGGAGAATGCACCGCTGTTTGCCTGTGGTTGCGAAAAGAAAGGCTGTATTGACAACTACCTTTCCGGCCGTGGTTTTGAACAGCTGTATGCCCACTACTATGGCGAGCAAGTGAAGGCGATTGAGATCATCCAGCGTTATCAAGCCGGGGATGAAAAAGCCGTTGAGCATGTCGATCGCTTCCTGGAGCTGCTGGCGATTTGTTTTGCCAACCTGTTCACGGCGCTGGACCCGCATGTGGTGGTTCTGGGCGGCGGGTTGTCGAATTTTGACCTGCTGTATACCGAGCTGCCAAAGCGCCTGCCGAAGCACCTGTTGTCTGTCGCGCGGGTTCCGAAAATTGTGAAAGCAAAATACGGCGATGCCGGCGGGGTTCGCGGCGCAGCGTTCCTCAATATTAAGTAA
- a CDS encoding DEAD/DEAH box helicase produces the protein MSFHALGLQSQLVETVTRLGFETPTPVQQQAIPEVLAGHDILAGAQTGTGKTAAFGLPLLHRLMDTGSDSLPEARDAAGTPARVRALILTPTRELAQQVYDNITAYSEGTGVKTVVAYGGTSMKMQVAALRQGVDILIATPGRLLDHAHVRTIDLADVQYLVLDEADRMLDMGFIDDIKRIIRRMKSARQTLFFSATFAGPVKKLAYSILQEPKLIEVTPSNSTAVTVEQMVYPVDKHRKQELLAYLIGSRNWQQVLVFTKTKQGAEALAKELKLDGIKAVSIHGDKSQGARQRSLDEFKSGKARVLVATDVAARGIDIEQLEYVVNFDMPFKAEDYVHRIGRTGRAGKTGYAVSLMSLDEEWALRAIEDLLDTRLPQQWLEGYEPDPTIEPPEHQRRGRSADKRRAKARAKVHQGRGRKRRV, from the coding sequence ATGTCCTTTCATGCCCTGGGGCTGCAAAGCCAGCTCGTCGAAACCGTGACCCGATTGGGTTTCGAAACCCCGACCCCTGTTCAGCAACAAGCGATCCCTGAAGTGCTGGCCGGGCATGATATTCTGGCGGGTGCCCAGACCGGGACCGGGAAGACCGCAGCGTTTGGCTTGCCGCTGCTGCATCGCCTGATGGATACCGGCAGTGACAGTTTACCGGAAGCGCGCGATGCGGCCGGCACTCCGGCCCGCGTCCGGGCGTTGATCCTGACTCCGACCCGGGAGCTGGCCCAGCAGGTGTATGACAATATCACGGCCTACAGTGAAGGTACCGGGGTGAAAACTGTGGTCGCTTATGGCGGCACTAGTATGAAAATGCAGGTTGCGGCGCTGCGTCAGGGCGTGGATATCCTGATTGCCACGCCTGGTCGTTTGCTGGATCACGCCCACGTGCGCACCATCGACTTGGCAGATGTGCAATATCTGGTGCTGGATGAAGCGGACCGGATGCTGGATATGGGGTTCATTGACGATATCAAGCGGATTATCCGGCGGATGAAGTCGGCCCGTCAGACCCTGTTTTTCTCGGCAACCTTTGCCGGGCCGGTGAAAAAGCTGGCGTATAGTATTTTGCAAGAGCCGAAGCTGATTGAAGTCACGCCGTCAAACAGCACGGCCGTCACAGTCGAGCAGATGGTGTACCCGGTCGATAAACACCGCAAGCAAGAGCTGCTGGCGTATCTGATCGGCTCGCGCAACTGGCAGCAGGTGCTGGTGTTTACCAAGACCAAGCAGGGGGCAGAAGCGCTGGCAAAAGAGCTCAAGCTTGACGGCATTAAAGCGGTGTCGATCCATGGGGATAAAAGCCAGGGCGCGAGGCAGCGATCCCTGGATGAGTTTAAGAGCGGTAAAGCCCGGGTGTTGGTGGCGACGGATGTGGCGGCCCGCGGGATTGATATCGAGCAGCTCGAGTATGTGGTGAACTTCGATATGCCGTTTAAAGCGGAAGATTATGTGCATCGTATCGGGCGAACCGGCCGGGCCGGGAAAACCGGATATGCAGTGTCACTGATGAGCCTGGATGAAGAATGGGCGCTGCGGGCCATTGAAGATCTGCTCGATACCCGGTTGCCGCAGCAATGGTTGGAAGGTTACGAGCCGGACCCGACCATTGAACCGCCGGAACATCAGCGCCGGGGACGCTCAGCGGACAAACGCCGCGCCAAAGCACGTGCGAAAGTCCACCAGGGGCGGGGGCGTAAGCGTCGGGTGTGA
- a CDS encoding DNA-3-methyladenine glycosylase I, with protein sequence MKRCPWLDESKPDYVAYHDLEWGVPVYDDQKIFEFLVLESAQAGLSWYTILKKRANYREAFADFDPQRVATFTEADVERLMNNSGIVRNRLKIEAAINNARCFLAVQEAFGSFADYIWSFVEGVPKVSELRALSDYPATTPESDRLAKDMKKRGFKFLGSTTLYAHMQATGMVNDHSLDCFRRAELLAEQANK encoded by the coding sequence GTGAAACGTTGCCCGTGGCTGGATGAAAGCAAGCCAGATTATGTGGCTTATCATGATTTGGAATGGGGTGTCCCGGTTTACGATGATCAGAAAATTTTTGAATTTCTGGTGCTGGAGTCGGCGCAAGCCGGCCTGAGCTGGTACACCATTTTGAAAAAGCGCGCGAATTACCGCGAGGCGTTTGCTGATTTCGACCCGCAGCGTGTGGCGACCTTCACCGAAGCGGACGTCGAGCGCCTGATGAACAATTCGGGCATCGTCCGAAACCGACTAAAAATTGAAGCGGCAATCAATAATGCTCGCTGTTTTCTGGCGGTTCAGGAGGCGTTCGGCTCGTTTGCCGACTATATCTGGTCCTTTGTTGAAGGCGTGCCAAAAGTCAGTGAATTGCGGGCACTGTCGGATTACCCGGCAACGACCCCGGAGTCGGATCGGCTGGCCAAGGATATGAAAAAAAGAGGGTTTAAATTCCTCGGTTCAACCACGTTGTACGCCCATATGCAGGCAACGGGGATGGTCAATGATCACAGTCTGGACTGCTTTCGTCGGGCTGAACTGCTGGCTGAGCAAGCCAACAAATAA
- a CDS encoding lipopolysaccharide biosynthesis protein — translation METVKQILALTPFTFLNHFSRVILTVVLARLMGPEHYGTFAAMLVLSEVLLLPASLGFSASVVCLAYPMWQAEQIALLRGLRQVFLGSIAILGTLIVAGVLSGYAIFSPHQLAEQHLMYLLLIVPLAALMQTQSSLLLAFDRKKHALLSKQCVLEVLVLAFCLVAYLLEDEVILARICQLMIVALVIVVVGQHWLIAPSLAGREKMFRMKLWYRQSLTALASGAGVVLVAKLDVLLVHHWLGAHAVGIFYPVIVIAGLMAILSNAVGTFLKPVLLQAQSDPGSLTTQSTLRHAIRTFWGINTLLILVLSLAAHPLLTLYGETQIELGHELLLIMLAGQLLLPLRVVSASMISLMSNPIHNLYVLLGVSSLTVWLAYTLQPAYQLLGVTVAFSAGFVLGTLIRAVIVVKTIGVPWRVLWGLAGDASGKRWHVSGSSS, via the coding sequence GTGGAGACCGTCAAACAGATCCTGGCTTTAACGCCATTTACCTTTTTAAACCACTTTAGCCGGGTGATCCTGACCGTGGTGCTGGCGCGGCTGATGGGGCCGGAGCATTACGGCACTTTTGCCGCCATGCTGGTGCTCAGCGAGGTATTGCTGTTGCCGGCCAGCCTGGGTTTTTCGGCTTCTGTGGTCTGTTTAGCCTATCCGATGTGGCAGGCGGAGCAGATCGCTTTGCTCCGGGGCTTGCGGCAGGTATTTCTCGGCTCGATTGCGATTCTGGGCACCCTGATTGTTGCCGGGGTGCTGAGTGGCTATGCGATCTTTTCGCCGCATCAGCTGGCAGAGCAGCATCTGATGTACCTGTTGCTGATCGTCCCGCTGGCTGCGTTGATGCAGACCCAGTCGTCGCTGTTGTTGGCGTTCGATCGCAAAAAACATGCGCTCCTGAGCAAGCAGTGTGTGCTGGAAGTTCTGGTCCTGGCGTTTTGTCTGGTGGCTTATCTGCTCGAAGATGAGGTGATACTGGCGCGGATCTGCCAGCTGATGATCGTGGCACTGGTCATTGTCGTGGTTGGTCAGCACTGGCTGATTGCTCCGTCCCTGGCTGGGCGGGAAAAGATGTTCCGGATGAAGCTCTGGTATCGGCAGTCACTGACTGCGCTTGCCAGCGGTGCCGGAGTCGTACTGGTGGCCAAGCTCGATGTCTTGCTGGTTCATCACTGGCTGGGTGCCCATGCTGTCGGCATATTCTATCCGGTGATCGTGATTGCCGGGTTGATGGCGATCCTTTCCAATGCCGTCGGAACATTTCTCAAGCCTGTACTGTTACAGGCCCAGTCGGACCCGGGGTCGTTGACCACTCAGTCGACGTTGCGCCACGCAATCCGGACTTTTTGGGGCATCAATACGCTACTGATATTGGTCCTGTCACTGGCCGCCCATCCGTTGCTGACTCTGTATGGCGAAACTCAAATCGAGCTGGGTCATGAGTTGCTTTTGATCATGCTGGCAGGACAGTTGCTTTTACCGCTGCGTGTGGTCTCGGCCAGTATGATTAGCCTGATGTCGAATCCGATCCATAATCTGTATGTTTTGCTTGGCGTCTCGTCCCTGACGGTGTGGCTGGCTTATACGTTGCAGCCGGCGTATCAGTTACTCGGGGTGACGGTGGCGTTCAGTGCCGGCTTTGTGCTGGGGACATTGATCCGGGCAGTGATTGTAGTAAAAACGATTGGGGTGCCGTGGCGGGTCTTATGGGGACTTGCTGGGGATGCATCCGGGAAGCGATGGCATGTCTCCGGCTCATCGTCATGA
- a CDS encoding ketoacyl-ACP synthase III, with translation MYYAEITGWGKCLPPTVLSNEELSQFVDTSDEWIRTRTGIESRHISHVDTSEMARVAGARALAAAGVEASELDLIIIATCSPDTLIPNIASKVQLDLGASKAAAFDMNAACTGFLYGLETATRMIQAGNYRHALVIGAEHLSWYLDWSKRDTAVLFGDGAGAVVLSRTEQESGLLEAQLGCDPEGRDVLAIPDFGTHMDRFNPDAGHFVFDFVGREIFRRAVRGMGAAANMVLERSGLDSQGIDLVIPHQANKRIIEALCDHAGIPLEKAFVNIQKYGNTSAATVPIALCEAVEQGHIQPGSTILSAAFGAGLTWGASIIKWGQRTTPIATSEAELAACDQSATEILANAIAHCQQKHNTEQ, from the coding sequence ATGTATTACGCCGAAATTACGGGCTGGGGGAAGTGTCTGCCCCCGACCGTCCTGAGCAACGAAGAATTAAGCCAGTTCGTCGATACCTCCGATGAATGGATCCGCACCCGAACCGGCATTGAATCCCGTCACATCAGCCATGTCGATACCTCGGAAATGGCCCGGGTTGCCGGCGCACGCGCACTGGCTGCCGCCGGGGTTGAAGCCAGTGAGCTGGATCTGATTATTATCGCCACCTGCTCGCCGGATACCCTGATCCCCAATATTGCCTCCAAGGTCCAGCTCGATCTGGGTGCATCCAAGGCGGCCGCATTTGATATGAATGCCGCTTGTACCGGTTTTCTGTACGGACTGGAGACGGCAACCCGGATGATCCAGGCCGGTAATTACCGCCATGCGCTGGTGATTGGTGCCGAGCATCTGTCGTGGTACCTCGACTGGAGCAAGCGCGATACCGCCGTCTTGTTCGGTGATGGCGCCGGCGCGGTGGTGCTAAGCCGAACCGAGCAGGAGTCAGGCCTGTTGGAAGCGCAGTTAGGCTGTGATCCCGAAGGCCGGGATGTACTGGCAATCCCGGATTTCGGAACCCACATGGACCGCTTTAACCCGGATGCCGGGCATTTCGTCTTCGATTTTGTCGGTCGGGAGATTTTCCGCCGCGCAGTTCGTGGCATGGGCGCCGCAGCGAACATGGTCCTTGAGCGCTCCGGGCTCGACAGCCAGGGGATTGATCTTGTGATCCCACACCAAGCGAACAAACGCATTATTGAAGCCCTGTGCGACCATGCCGGGATCCCACTGGAAAAAGCCTTCGTCAACATCCAGAAATACGGCAATACGTCGGCTGCAACCGTACCTATTGCCCTGTGTGAAGCCGTTGAACAAGGCCACATTCAACCAGGGAGTACCATCCTATCGGCCGCGTTCGGTGCCGGCCTGACCTGGGGAGCCAGCATCATCAAGTGGGGCCAGCGCACCACTCCGATCGCCACCTCAGAAGCCGAACTTGCAGCCTGTGATCAAAGCGCGACCGAGATCCTGGCAAATGCCATCGCTCACTGCCAGCAAAAGCACAACACCGAGCAATAA
- a CDS encoding Gfo/Idh/MocA family protein, which produces MIRFGVIGTNWITDSFIEAALKTGQYQLTAVYSRQLEKAQTFADKYGVSLCFDDLEAMASSSELDAVYIASPNSLHAPQAMQFIQHGKHVIGEKPLASNIAEIETLITTAQAQGVVLFEAMKTTYTPNFDQIRAALPKLGKLRKVYLSYCQLSSRYGKYLNGDNPNTFNPAFSNGSLMDIGIYPLSAAIGLFGEPNSFTAQGALLDSGVDAHGTLVLHYTDFDVVVSHSKVSNGLIPSEFQGEQGTLLVDSISECRAVTLHRSGEPALEMTVAQEENVMYYEALEFARLIDAQQVSHPDLARTQIVSAIITKAREIIGVHFPADEQTLA; this is translated from the coding sequence ATGATCCGTTTTGGTGTAATTGGGACAAACTGGATCACTGACAGCTTTATTGAAGCTGCTTTGAAAACAGGACAGTATCAGCTGACGGCGGTTTACTCTCGTCAACTGGAAAAAGCGCAGACATTTGCCGACAAATATGGGGTGAGCCTTTGTTTTGATGATTTGGAGGCGATGGCATCAAGCAGTGAACTGGATGCGGTGTATATCGCCAGTCCGAACTCACTCCATGCGCCGCAGGCGATGCAGTTTATTCAGCATGGCAAGCATGTGATTGGTGAAAAGCCATTGGCCTCTAATATCGCGGAAATCGAAACGCTGATCACCACAGCCCAAGCGCAGGGTGTGGTGTTGTTTGAGGCGATGAAAACCACCTACACGCCGAATTTTGACCAGATTCGTGCGGCCCTGCCAAAACTGGGCAAGCTGAGAAAAGTCTATCTTTCCTACTGTCAGCTCTCTTCCCGCTATGGCAAATACCTCAATGGCGACAATCCGAATACGTTTAATCCGGCATTTTCCAATGGGTCTCTGATGGATATCGGGATTTATCCGCTCAGTGCGGCGATTGGATTGTTCGGCGAGCCGAACAGTTTTACCGCGCAAGGGGCCCTGCTGGACTCCGGGGTGGATGCCCACGGTACCCTAGTGCTGCATTACACGGACTTCGATGTGGTGGTGAGCCACTCGAAAGTCAGTAATGGCCTGATCCCGAGTGAATTTCAGGGCGAACAGGGCACCTTGCTGGTTGACAGTATTTCTGAGTGTCGGGCCGTGACCCTGCATCGTTCGGGAGAGCCGGCACTGGAGATGACTGTAGCGCAGGAAGAGAACGTGATGTACTACGAAGCGTTGGAATTTGCCCGCCTGATCGACGCGCAACAAGTGTCTCATCCGGATTTGGCGCGGACGCAGATTGTCAGTGCGATCATCACCAAAGCCCGTGAAATCATCGGGGTCCATTTCCCGGCAGATGAGCAAACGCTGGCTTAA
- a CDS encoding SLC13 family permease has translation MTALTLTLKKWLFDRNSIILLADIALFTLLMNTLPYEKDVVVGLSILAFVAVLWLTEAVHVSITAILVPLLAVGFGIFQTPQALSNFANPIIFLFLGGFALAAAMHKQELDKAIADKVLLVAKGRMSVAVFMLFGVTAGLSMWISNTATTALMLPLVLGVLNKVNAKSERSTYVFVLLGIAYCASIGGIATVVGSPPNAIAAAEVGLSFTEWMAFGLPTSIVLLPLTVAMLYFLLKPNLKHTFELDHKPVEWDNGKLITLVIFALTVCLWIFSKPINAMLGGFSKFDTLVALTAIVLLGASRVVQWKDIEKSTDWGVLLLFGGGICLSNILKATGTSVFLAEGLSGFLDQAGLFFTILVIAAFVVFLTEFASNTASAALLVPVFATVAEALGVSPVILSTLIAVSASCAFMLPVATPPNAIVFGSGHIKQSEMMKAGIYLNLLCIGALSAIAYIFW, from the coding sequence ATGACAGCCTTAACCCTGACACTGAAAAAGTGGCTGTTTGACAGGAATAGTATCATTCTACTGGCAGACATCGCCCTTTTTACCCTTCTAATGAACACCCTGCCCTACGAAAAGGACGTCGTAGTCGGTCTTAGTATTCTGGCCTTTGTGGCTGTGTTATGGCTGACTGAAGCCGTTCATGTCAGCATTACCGCTATCCTGGTGCCGCTTCTGGCGGTTGGGTTCGGTATCTTTCAAACCCCGCAAGCGCTCAGCAATTTTGCCAACCCGATTATCTTCCTGTTCCTGGGCGGGTTCGCGCTGGCTGCTGCGATGCATAAACAAGAGCTGGATAAAGCCATTGCCGACAAAGTACTGCTGGTGGCCAAAGGCCGTATGTCCGTTGCCGTCTTCATGCTGTTCGGGGTGACTGCCGGCCTGTCCATGTGGATCAGTAATACCGCGACCACGGCGCTGATGCTACCGTTGGTACTGGGTGTCCTGAACAAGGTGAATGCCAAGAGTGAGCGCAGCACCTATGTCTTTGTGCTGTTGGGGATTGCCTACTGTGCCAGTATCGGTGGTATCGCAACGGTTGTCGGTAGCCCGCCAAACGCCATTGCGGCTGCAGAAGTTGGTCTGAGCTTTACCGAGTGGATGGCATTCGGCCTGCCGACCTCGATTGTACTGCTGCCACTGACCGTAGCCATGCTGTACTTCCTGTTGAAACCAAACCTCAAACATACCTTCGAGCTGGACCACAAGCCGGTTGAGTGGGACAACGGGAAACTGATCACCCTGGTTATTTTTGCCCTGACCGTGTGTCTGTGGATTTTCAGCAAGCCTATCAATGCCATGCTGGGCGGATTCAGTAAGTTTGACACCCTGGTTGCGCTGACGGCCATTGTCCTGCTGGGTGCCTCTCGCGTTGTTCAGTGGAAAGATATTGAGAAATCAACGGACTGGGGTGTCTTGCTACTGTTCGGAGGTGGCATTTGCCTGAGTAATATCTTGAAAGCAACCGGTACCAGCGTCTTCCTGGCAGAAGGTCTGAGTGGTTTCCTGGATCAAGCCGGCCTGTTCTTTACAATTCTGGTCATTGCAGCCTTCGTGGTGTTCCTGACCGAGTTTGCCAGTAACACCGCCAGTGCAGCTCTGCTGGTGCCGGTGTTTGCCACAGTTGCCGAAGCACTGGGCGTTTCGCCGGTCATTCTGTCGACCCTGATTGCTGTGTCTGCTTCCTGCGCTTTCATGCTGCCGGTTGCAACGCCACCGAACGCCATTGTGTTTGGCTCAGGCCACATCAAGCAGTCTGAAATGATGAAAGCCGGGATTTACCTCAATCTACTTTGTATCGGCGCGCTGTCTGCCATTGCCTACATCTTCTGGTAA